In Denitratisoma sp. DHT3, one DNA window encodes the following:
- a CDS encoding SDR family NAD(P)-dependent oxidoreductase — MTQRLKGKVAIVTGASRGIGAAIAKRLACEGAKVALVARTVDPGTSRLAGSLAEVADWIKARGGECICIGANLAKEDQRSHIVPETIAKFGGVDIVINNAAWCRYQTTHEQALKDVRQTFEINVVAPLQLTAQALPSMQERGGGWVVNLSSATVNHPKPAPYDFNERYTRFNLEDGPSMYAATKAALERMTAGQAVELAKFNVAINTLAPVEAVMSEGAVEIGTVDAQAHLEPEEAMAEAALELSSRAPKELSGRILLSLNLLRELGIHTVKTLDGTQTLANYIF; from the coding sequence ATGACCCAACGACTCAAAGGCAAAGTGGCCATCGTCACCGGCGCCAGTCGCGGCATCGGCGCCGCGATCGCCAAGCGCCTGGCCTGCGAAGGCGCCAAGGTGGCCCTGGTGGCCCGTACCGTGGATCCCGGCACCAGCCGCCTGGCGGGCTCCCTGGCCGAAGTCGCCGACTGGATCAAGGCCCGGGGCGGCGAATGCATCTGCATCGGCGCCAACCTGGCCAAGGAAGACCAGCGCAGCCACATCGTGCCGGAAACCATCGCCAAGTTCGGCGGCGTGGACATCGTGATCAACAACGCCGCCTGGTGCCGCTATCAGACCACCCATGAGCAGGCCCTGAAGGATGTGCGCCAGACCTTCGAAATCAACGTGGTCGCGCCGCTGCAGCTGACCGCCCAGGCCCTGCCCAGCATGCAGGAGCGCGGCGGCGGCTGGGTGGTCAACCTCTCCAGCGCCACGGTGAATCATCCCAAGCCCGCGCCCTACGACTTCAATGAACGCTACACCCGCTTCAACCTCGAGGACGGCCCCTCCATGTACGCGGCCACCAAGGCGGCGCTGGAGCGCATGACCGCCGGCCAGGCGGTCGAGCTGGCCAAGTTCAACGTCGCCATCAACACCCTGGCGCCGGTCGAGGCCGTGATGAGCGAAGGCGCCGTCGAAATCGGCACGGTGGATGCCCAGGCCCATCTGGAGCCGGAAGAGGCGATGGCCGAGGCCGCCCTGGAACTGTCCTCGCGCGCCCCCAAAGAACTGTCCGGTCGGATCCTGTTGAGTCTCAATCTGTTGCGGGAGTTGGGCATTCATACCGTCAAGACCCTGGACGGCACTCAGACTCTGGCCAACTACATTTTCTGA
- a CDS encoding sulfotransferase family protein, with protein MFFYFDFITWFKLVRLVSQEKKAKRRRSAYRYLLLTIPLRAMGHALCFFLDGILFPGLWFTKVRNPVFIIGHARSGTTLAHRLMCEDQRFSAFKYYELLLPSLIEKKLVRLAAWVDRTILGRSIERRLQAWEDKKFGPMRHIHKMGLTIPEEDDLVLFSSCASGFWATRVPNMDDVDFFHIDQRPPASRRRLMGFYRECVRRQMYLNGGNVIHLSKNPVFCGRVEAVIEAFPDARFVVLYRNPYETIPSLLKLLHTGWKIQGEIDKQKAARSSRVSVEISYESYLHPDEVLARHPEVPRAIIDYRQLVAEPKATMERVYTELGIPMTEQFRRVLEEEQNKSGRHETAHRYSLEEFGLDDTEIRQRLAPLFERFNWDADMPEIKKPKEAAKA; from the coding sequence ATGTTTTTCTATTTCGACTTCATCACCTGGTTCAAGTTGGTCCGCCTGGTTTCCCAGGAGAAAAAGGCCAAGAGAAGGCGCAGCGCCTATCGCTACCTGTTGCTGACGATTCCTCTTCGAGCGATGGGACATGCACTGTGCTTCTTCCTCGACGGCATCCTGTTCCCCGGCCTGTGGTTCACCAAGGTCAGGAACCCGGTGTTCATCATCGGCCATGCCCGCAGCGGCACGACCCTGGCCCACCGCCTGATGTGCGAAGACCAGCGTTTCAGCGCCTTCAAGTACTACGAACTGCTCTTGCCCTCGCTGATCGAGAAGAAGCTGGTGCGCTTGGCCGCCTGGGTGGACCGCACCATTCTCGGCCGCAGCATCGAGCGCCGCCTGCAGGCCTGGGAAGACAAGAAGTTCGGGCCGATGCGCCATATCCATAAGATGGGTCTGACCATTCCCGAGGAGGACGATCTGGTGCTGTTCAGTTCCTGTGCCTCGGGATTCTGGGCCACCCGGGTGCCCAATATGGACGACGTGGATTTCTTCCATATCGATCAGCGCCCCCCCGCCAGCCGGCGTCGCCTGATGGGTTTCTACCGGGAGTGCGTGCGGCGCCAGATGTATCTCAATGGCGGCAACGTGATCCATCTGAGCAAGAATCCCGTCTTCTGCGGCCGGGTCGAGGCGGTCATCGAGGCCTTCCCGGACGCCCGTTTCGTGGTGCTCTACCGCAATCCCTACGAGACCATTCCCAGCCTGCTCAAACTGCTACACACCGGCTGGAAGATACAAGGCGAGATCGACAAGCAAAAGGCGGCGCGGTCCAGTCGGGTCAGCGTGGAAATTTCCTACGAGAGCTACCTGCATCCGGACGAAGTCCTGGCCCGGCATCCGGAAGTGCCCCGCGCCATTATCGACTATCGGCAACTGGTGGCCGAACCCAAGGCCACCATGGAACGGGTCTACACCGAGCTGGGCATCCCGATGACCGAGCAATTCCGTCGGGTGTTGGAGGAAGAGCAAAACAAGTCCGGCCGCCACGAAACCGCCCATCGCTACAGCCTGGAAGAGTTCGGCCTCGACGACACGGAGATCCGCCAACGCCTGGCACCGCTCTTCGAGCGCTTCAACTGGGATGCGGACATGCCTGAAATCAAGAAACCCAAGGAGGCTGCGAAAGCATGA
- a CDS encoding SDR family NAD(P)-dependent oxidoreductase: MTATNGKVAIVAGGGGIGGATARKLAEVGTAVVIGDISEANAQAIAQGITAQGGQARAIRCDISDEASVAAMVRLAVESFGGLDLIHVNAADLSVIFRDSNAVDVDLAVFDQTIAVNLRGHLLCTRAAIPEMLKRGGGAIVYTTSGAAFIGEEERPCYAMAKAGLNALMRHVASRWGRHGIRANCVAPGFVITENNLKTLPEGFADAAVKRTRSTRLGQPEDIAAMVALLFSEEGMWINGQVISVDGGATMR; the protein is encoded by the coding sequence ATGACAGCAACGAACGGGAAGGTGGCCATCGTCGCCGGCGGCGGCGGCATCGGCGGCGCCACGGCGCGCAAGCTGGCCGAGGTGGGCACGGCCGTGGTGATCGGCGACATCAGCGAGGCCAATGCCCAAGCCATTGCGCAGGGCATCACCGCCCAAGGCGGCCAGGCCCGCGCCATTCGTTGCGACATCAGTGACGAGGCCTCGGTTGCGGCGATGGTCCGCCTCGCGGTGGAGAGCTTCGGCGGCCTGGACCTGATCCATGTCAATGCGGCCGACCTGTCCGTCATCTTCCGTGACAGCAACGCCGTGGATGTCGATCTGGCGGTCTTCGATCAGACCATCGCGGTGAATCTACGCGGCCATCTGCTGTGCACCCGCGCCGCCATTCCCGAGATGCTCAAGCGGGGTGGCGGCGCCATCGTCTATACCACCTCGGGCGCGGCCTTCATCGGCGAGGAAGAGCGGCCCTGCTACGCCATGGCCAAGGCCGGGCTGAACGCGCTGATGCGCCATGTCGCCTCGCGCTGGGGCCGCCACGGCATTCGTGCCAATTGCGTGGCGCCGGGATTCGTGATCACCGAGAACAATCTCAAGACCTTGCCGGAGGGTTTTGCGGATGCAGCGGTGAAGCGCACCCGCAGCACCCGTCTGGGCCAGCCGGAAGACATCGCCGCGATGGTGGCCCTGCTGTTCTCCGAAGAGGGCATGTGGATCAACGGCCAGGTGATCAGCGTCGACGGCGGCGCGACGATGCGCTGA